A single region of the Salvia miltiorrhiza cultivar Shanhuang (shh) chromosome 8, IMPLAD_Smil_shh, whole genome shotgun sequence genome encodes:
- the LOC131001784 gene encoding probable starch synthase 4, chloroplastic/amyloplastic isoform X1, giving the protein MDILVAASHPRFPFPPHITKTHRKSAMPQFLNCSRNTGESNGLSRAPVPRELGSPDDLENDMKSISIEKEDKKQNDIWQLYEEAQQNILYLNKQRLLAMEELERVKNERNSLLDRIEQLEMKKKATARKDIFTIRSELLNRIDALVLSGIIGSTEASSLRRLVIDSRVDLADDVYDIILKNDAEFLAELRRFSKTTKGNGFHIIHICTEMSPVVSVGSLAPYITGLSCALQRKGNLVEVILPKYACLNLDEVHGLREVEAEFYSYFNGQLHGNKIWTGIVYGIGVTFIDPIYYSSLFSHDKVYGYSNDFERFTYFSRASLDYLVKSGKRPDVLHIHNWQTSIVGPLFWDVFVNQGFENTRIVLTCQGFDSQSLEQPEKVALCGLDPSILLRPDRLQDNNKSHLVNVLKGGVVYSNKVIIMSSVHTKGQIISALGHGLEPTLATHKEKLVIAPSGFDKTTWDPSRDNFLPQCYSADDMKGKSMCKFALQRHLGLEEGASNILVGCIYSGISDDLDKLKKLCYMASSKGVQFIFMRYGQISGMTTSFEIFQDEAKDKHVRFIDKYDEELSHLIISGCDIMLCPSLDDHLLQVPLKAVRYGTAPIPVNFPDSRFRDFGNDSGERSGFLQYINSSFGNMPLGQAIDEIRNSPWEWNRRIKDGMGKDFSWDSECVEVHISAYQVVKKL; this is encoded by the exons ATGGATATTCTTGTCGCTGCTTCGCATCCAAGATTTCCTTTTCCCCCACACATTACTAAAACACACCGAAAATCTGCGATGCCTCAATTCCTCAATTGCTCAAG GAACACTGGAGAGAGCAACGGCTTGTCTAGAGCTCCTGTCCCGAGGGA GTTGGGAAGCCCTGATGATTTGGAG AACGATATGAAATCTATTAGTATTGAAAAAGAAGATAAGAAGCAGAATGACATTTGGCAACTGTATGAAGAAGCTCAACAAA ATATCCTGTACTTGAACAAACAGCGTCTACTGGCCATGGAAGAGCTCGAGAGGGTAAAGAATGAAAGGAACTCATTGCTTGATAGGATAGAGCAATTGGAGATGAAAAAGAAGGCAACTGCTAGAAAAG ATATATTTACGATCAGATCAGAGTTACTTAACAGAATAGATGCTTTAGTCCTCAGTGGAATAATTGGCAGTACGGAGGCGTCTTCTTTAAGAAGACTAGTCATTGATTCAAGGGTTGATTTGGCTGATGATGTATATGACATTATTCTCAAGAACGATGCTGAATTTCTGGCTGAGCTGCGTCGTTTTTCAAAGACAACCAAAGG GAATGGGTTCCACATAATACACATTTGTACAGAAATGTCACCTGTGGTTTCTGTTGGATCTTTGGCACCATACATTACCGGCTTATCTTGTGCTCTACAAAGGAAGGGAAATCTTGTTGAGGTTATTTTGCCCAA GTATGCCTGCTTGAACCTAGATGAAGTTCATGGCTTACGAGAAGTTGAAGCAGAATTCTACTCATATTTCAATGGTCAATTGCATGGAAACAAAATCTGGACTGG GATTGTCTACGGCATTGGAGTTACCTTCATAGATCCCATCTATTATTCATCACTTTTTAGCCACGATAAAGTATATGGTTACTCAAATGACTTTGAGAG GTTCACCTATTTCTCTCGTGCTTCACTGGACTATCTAGTTAAATCAGGAAAGCGGCCAGATGTGCTTCATATACACAATTGGCAAACATCTATTGTTGGACCTCTTTTCTGGGATGTTTTTGTCAATCAG GGTTTTGAAAATACTAGGATAGTATTGACGTGCCAGGGTTTTGATTCCCAG TCCCTTGAACAACCTGAAAAGGTGGCATTGTGTGGGCTCGATCCTTCTATATTGCTTCGGCCTGATCGCCTGCAAGATAACAACAAATCCCATCTTGTCAATGTATTAAAG GGTGGAGTTGTTTACTCTAATAAAGTAATAATAATGTCCTCTGTGCACACAAAAGGCCAGATTATTAGTGCGTTGGGACATGGATTGGAACCCACCTTGGCTACACACAA GGAAAAGTTGGTGATTGCTCCTTCTGGATTTGATAAAACAACTTGGGATCCTTCACGTGACAATTTTCTTCCACAATGCTACAGTGCAGATGACATGAAGGGGAAATCGATGTGCAAATTTGCGTTGCAGCGACATCTGGGTTTAGAAGAAGGAGCATCCAACATACTT GTTGGATGCATTTACTCAGGCATTTCAGATGACCTTGACAAGCTAAAAAAACTTTGTTATATGGCTTCCAGCAAGGGAGTTCAG TTCATTTTCATGAGATATGGCCAAATTTCTGGCATGACGACATCATTTGAGATTTTTCAGGATGAGGCGAAG GACAAACATGTGAGATTCATTGACAAATATGATGAAGAACTATCACATTTGATAATTTCAGGATGCGACATAATGCTTTGTCCATCTCTCGATGATCATCTGCTTCAAGTGCCC CTGAAGGCCGTAAGATATGGAACGGCTCCTATTCCTGTGAATTTTCCTGACAGCAGATTCAG GGACTTTGGGAATGATAGTGGCGAAAGAAGTGGATTCTTACAGTATATCAACTCTTCATTCGGAAATATGCCTCTAGGACAAGCAATCGATGAAATC AGGAACAGTCCATGGGAGTGGAATAGAAGGATAAAAGATGGGATGGGAAAGGATTTTTCATGGGATTCAGAGTGCGTGGAGGTGCATATTTCTGCATACCAAGTGGTGAAGAAATTATAA
- the LOC131001784 gene encoding probable starch synthase 4, chloroplastic/amyloplastic isoform X2, whose amino-acid sequence MDILVAASHPRFPFPPHITKTHRKSAMPQFLNCSRNTGESNGLSRAPVPRELGSPDDLENDMKSISIEKEDKKQNDIWQLYEEAQQNILYLNKQRLLAMEELERVKNERNSLLDRIEQLEMKKKATARKDIFTIRSELLNRIDALVLSGIIGSTEASSLRRLVIDSRVDLADDVYDIILKNDAEFLAELRRFSKTTKGNGFHIIHICTEMSPVVSVGSLAPYITGLSCALQRKGNLVEVILPKYACLNLDEVHGLREVEAEFYSYFNGQLHGNKIWTGFTYFSRASLDYLVKSGKRPDVLHIHNWQTSIVGPLFWDVFVNQGFENTRIVLTCQGFDSQSLEQPEKVALCGLDPSILLRPDRLQDNNKSHLVNVLKGGVVYSNKVIIMSSVHTKGQIISALGHGLEPTLATHKEKLVIAPSGFDKTTWDPSRDNFLPQCYSADDMKGKSMCKFALQRHLGLEEGASNILVGCIYSGISDDLDKLKKLCYMASSKGVQFIFMRYGQISGMTTSFEIFQDEAKDKHVRFIDKYDEELSHLIISGCDIMLCPSLDDHLLQVPLKAVRYGTAPIPVNFPDSRFRDFGNDSGERSGFLQYINSSFGNMPLGQAIDEIRNSPWEWNRRIKDGMGKDFSWDSECVEVHISAYQVVKKL is encoded by the exons ATGGATATTCTTGTCGCTGCTTCGCATCCAAGATTTCCTTTTCCCCCACACATTACTAAAACACACCGAAAATCTGCGATGCCTCAATTCCTCAATTGCTCAAG GAACACTGGAGAGAGCAACGGCTTGTCTAGAGCTCCTGTCCCGAGGGA GTTGGGAAGCCCTGATGATTTGGAG AACGATATGAAATCTATTAGTATTGAAAAAGAAGATAAGAAGCAGAATGACATTTGGCAACTGTATGAAGAAGCTCAACAAA ATATCCTGTACTTGAACAAACAGCGTCTACTGGCCATGGAAGAGCTCGAGAGGGTAAAGAATGAAAGGAACTCATTGCTTGATAGGATAGAGCAATTGGAGATGAAAAAGAAGGCAACTGCTAGAAAAG ATATATTTACGATCAGATCAGAGTTACTTAACAGAATAGATGCTTTAGTCCTCAGTGGAATAATTGGCAGTACGGAGGCGTCTTCTTTAAGAAGACTAGTCATTGATTCAAGGGTTGATTTGGCTGATGATGTATATGACATTATTCTCAAGAACGATGCTGAATTTCTGGCTGAGCTGCGTCGTTTTTCAAAGACAACCAAAGG GAATGGGTTCCACATAATACACATTTGTACAGAAATGTCACCTGTGGTTTCTGTTGGATCTTTGGCACCATACATTACCGGCTTATCTTGTGCTCTACAAAGGAAGGGAAATCTTGTTGAGGTTATTTTGCCCAA GTATGCCTGCTTGAACCTAGATGAAGTTCATGGCTTACGAGAAGTTGAAGCAGAATTCTACTCATATTTCAATGGTCAATTGCATGGAAACAAAATCTGGACTGG GTTCACCTATTTCTCTCGTGCTTCACTGGACTATCTAGTTAAATCAGGAAAGCGGCCAGATGTGCTTCATATACACAATTGGCAAACATCTATTGTTGGACCTCTTTTCTGGGATGTTTTTGTCAATCAG GGTTTTGAAAATACTAGGATAGTATTGACGTGCCAGGGTTTTGATTCCCAG TCCCTTGAACAACCTGAAAAGGTGGCATTGTGTGGGCTCGATCCTTCTATATTGCTTCGGCCTGATCGCCTGCAAGATAACAACAAATCCCATCTTGTCAATGTATTAAAG GGTGGAGTTGTTTACTCTAATAAAGTAATAATAATGTCCTCTGTGCACACAAAAGGCCAGATTATTAGTGCGTTGGGACATGGATTGGAACCCACCTTGGCTACACACAA GGAAAAGTTGGTGATTGCTCCTTCTGGATTTGATAAAACAACTTGGGATCCTTCACGTGACAATTTTCTTCCACAATGCTACAGTGCAGATGACATGAAGGGGAAATCGATGTGCAAATTTGCGTTGCAGCGACATCTGGGTTTAGAAGAAGGAGCATCCAACATACTT GTTGGATGCATTTACTCAGGCATTTCAGATGACCTTGACAAGCTAAAAAAACTTTGTTATATGGCTTCCAGCAAGGGAGTTCAG TTCATTTTCATGAGATATGGCCAAATTTCTGGCATGACGACATCATTTGAGATTTTTCAGGATGAGGCGAAG GACAAACATGTGAGATTCATTGACAAATATGATGAAGAACTATCACATTTGATAATTTCAGGATGCGACATAATGCTTTGTCCATCTCTCGATGATCATCTGCTTCAAGTGCCC CTGAAGGCCGTAAGATATGGAACGGCTCCTATTCCTGTGAATTTTCCTGACAGCAGATTCAG GGACTTTGGGAATGATAGTGGCGAAAGAAGTGGATTCTTACAGTATATCAACTCTTCATTCGGAAATATGCCTCTAGGACAAGCAATCGATGAAATC AGGAACAGTCCATGGGAGTGGAATAGAAGGATAAAAGATGGGATGGGAAAGGATTTTTCATGGGATTCAGAGTGCGTGGAGGTGCATATTTCTGCATACCAAGTGGTGAAGAAATTATAA
- the LOC131001784 gene encoding probable starch synthase 4, chloroplastic/amyloplastic isoform X3, which yields MDILVAASHPRFPFPPHITKTHRKSAMPQFLNCSRNTGESNGLSRAPVPRELGSPDDLENDMKSISIEKEDKKQNDIWQLYEEAQQNILYLNKQRLLAMEELERVKNERNSLLDRIEQLEMKKKATARKDIFTIRSELLNRIDALVLSGIIGSTEASSLRRLVIDSRVDLADDVYDIILKNDAEFLAELRRFSKTTKGYACLNLDEVHGLREVEAEFYSYFNGQLHGNKIWTGIVYGIGVTFIDPIYYSSLFSHDKVYGYSNDFERFTYFSRASLDYLVKSGKRPDVLHIHNWQTSIVGPLFWDVFVNQGFENTRIVLTCQGFDSQSLEQPEKVALCGLDPSILLRPDRLQDNNKSHLVNVLKGGVVYSNKVIIMSSVHTKGQIISALGHGLEPTLATHKEKLVIAPSGFDKTTWDPSRDNFLPQCYSADDMKGKSMCKFALQRHLGLEEGASNILVGCIYSGISDDLDKLKKLCYMASSKGVQFIFMRYGQISGMTTSFEIFQDEAKDKHVRFIDKYDEELSHLIISGCDIMLCPSLDDHLLQVPLKAVRYGTAPIPVNFPDSRFRDFGNDSGERSGFLQYINSSFGNMPLGQAIDEIRNSPWEWNRRIKDGMGKDFSWDSECVEVHISAYQVVKKL from the exons ATGGATATTCTTGTCGCTGCTTCGCATCCAAGATTTCCTTTTCCCCCACACATTACTAAAACACACCGAAAATCTGCGATGCCTCAATTCCTCAATTGCTCAAG GAACACTGGAGAGAGCAACGGCTTGTCTAGAGCTCCTGTCCCGAGGGA GTTGGGAAGCCCTGATGATTTGGAG AACGATATGAAATCTATTAGTATTGAAAAAGAAGATAAGAAGCAGAATGACATTTGGCAACTGTATGAAGAAGCTCAACAAA ATATCCTGTACTTGAACAAACAGCGTCTACTGGCCATGGAAGAGCTCGAGAGGGTAAAGAATGAAAGGAACTCATTGCTTGATAGGATAGAGCAATTGGAGATGAAAAAGAAGGCAACTGCTAGAAAAG ATATATTTACGATCAGATCAGAGTTACTTAACAGAATAGATGCTTTAGTCCTCAGTGGAATAATTGGCAGTACGGAGGCGTCTTCTTTAAGAAGACTAGTCATTGATTCAAGGGTTGATTTGGCTGATGATGTATATGACATTATTCTCAAGAACGATGCTGAATTTCTGGCTGAGCTGCGTCGTTTTTCAAAGACAACCAAAGG GTATGCCTGCTTGAACCTAGATGAAGTTCATGGCTTACGAGAAGTTGAAGCAGAATTCTACTCATATTTCAATGGTCAATTGCATGGAAACAAAATCTGGACTGG GATTGTCTACGGCATTGGAGTTACCTTCATAGATCCCATCTATTATTCATCACTTTTTAGCCACGATAAAGTATATGGTTACTCAAATGACTTTGAGAG GTTCACCTATTTCTCTCGTGCTTCACTGGACTATCTAGTTAAATCAGGAAAGCGGCCAGATGTGCTTCATATACACAATTGGCAAACATCTATTGTTGGACCTCTTTTCTGGGATGTTTTTGTCAATCAG GGTTTTGAAAATACTAGGATAGTATTGACGTGCCAGGGTTTTGATTCCCAG TCCCTTGAACAACCTGAAAAGGTGGCATTGTGTGGGCTCGATCCTTCTATATTGCTTCGGCCTGATCGCCTGCAAGATAACAACAAATCCCATCTTGTCAATGTATTAAAG GGTGGAGTTGTTTACTCTAATAAAGTAATAATAATGTCCTCTGTGCACACAAAAGGCCAGATTATTAGTGCGTTGGGACATGGATTGGAACCCACCTTGGCTACACACAA GGAAAAGTTGGTGATTGCTCCTTCTGGATTTGATAAAACAACTTGGGATCCTTCACGTGACAATTTTCTTCCACAATGCTACAGTGCAGATGACATGAAGGGGAAATCGATGTGCAAATTTGCGTTGCAGCGACATCTGGGTTTAGAAGAAGGAGCATCCAACATACTT GTTGGATGCATTTACTCAGGCATTTCAGATGACCTTGACAAGCTAAAAAAACTTTGTTATATGGCTTCCAGCAAGGGAGTTCAG TTCATTTTCATGAGATATGGCCAAATTTCTGGCATGACGACATCATTTGAGATTTTTCAGGATGAGGCGAAG GACAAACATGTGAGATTCATTGACAAATATGATGAAGAACTATCACATTTGATAATTTCAGGATGCGACATAATGCTTTGTCCATCTCTCGATGATCATCTGCTTCAAGTGCCC CTGAAGGCCGTAAGATATGGAACGGCTCCTATTCCTGTGAATTTTCCTGACAGCAGATTCAG GGACTTTGGGAATGATAGTGGCGAAAGAAGTGGATTCTTACAGTATATCAACTCTTCATTCGGAAATATGCCTCTAGGACAAGCAATCGATGAAATC AGGAACAGTCCATGGGAGTGGAATAGAAGGATAAAAGATGGGATGGGAAAGGATTTTTCATGGGATTCAGAGTGCGTGGAGGTGCATATTTCTGCATACCAAGTGGTGAAGAAATTATAA
- the LOC131001784 gene encoding probable starch synthase 4, chloroplastic/amyloplastic isoform X4 has translation MKSISIEKEDKKQNDIWQLYEEAQQNILYLNKQRLLAMEELERVKNERNSLLDRIEQLEMKKKATARKDIFTIRSELLNRIDALVLSGIIGSTEASSLRRLVIDSRVDLADDVYDIILKNDAEFLAELRRFSKTTKGNGFHIIHICTEMSPVVSVGSLAPYITGLSCALQRKGNLVEVILPKYACLNLDEVHGLREVEAEFYSYFNGQLHGNKIWTGIVYGIGVTFIDPIYYSSLFSHDKVYGYSNDFERFTYFSRASLDYLVKSGKRPDVLHIHNWQTSIVGPLFWDVFVNQGFENTRIVLTCQGFDSQSLEQPEKVALCGLDPSILLRPDRLQDNNKSHLVNVLKGGVVYSNKVIIMSSVHTKGQIISALGHGLEPTLATHKEKLVIAPSGFDKTTWDPSRDNFLPQCYSADDMKGKSMCKFALQRHLGLEEGASNILVGCIYSGISDDLDKLKKLCYMASSKGVQFIFMRYGQISGMTTSFEIFQDEAKDKHVRFIDKYDEELSHLIISGCDIMLCPSLDDHLLQVPLKAVRYGTAPIPVNFPDSRFRDFGNDSGERSGFLQYINSSFGNMPLGQAIDEIRNSPWEWNRRIKDGMGKDFSWDSECVEVHISAYQVVKKL, from the exons ATGAAATCTATTAGTATTGAAAAAGAAGATAAGAAGCAGAATGACATTTGGCAACTGTATGAAGAAGCTCAACAAA ATATCCTGTACTTGAACAAACAGCGTCTACTGGCCATGGAAGAGCTCGAGAGGGTAAAGAATGAAAGGAACTCATTGCTTGATAGGATAGAGCAATTGGAGATGAAAAAGAAGGCAACTGCTAGAAAAG ATATATTTACGATCAGATCAGAGTTACTTAACAGAATAGATGCTTTAGTCCTCAGTGGAATAATTGGCAGTACGGAGGCGTCTTCTTTAAGAAGACTAGTCATTGATTCAAGGGTTGATTTGGCTGATGATGTATATGACATTATTCTCAAGAACGATGCTGAATTTCTGGCTGAGCTGCGTCGTTTTTCAAAGACAACCAAAGG GAATGGGTTCCACATAATACACATTTGTACAGAAATGTCACCTGTGGTTTCTGTTGGATCTTTGGCACCATACATTACCGGCTTATCTTGTGCTCTACAAAGGAAGGGAAATCTTGTTGAGGTTATTTTGCCCAA GTATGCCTGCTTGAACCTAGATGAAGTTCATGGCTTACGAGAAGTTGAAGCAGAATTCTACTCATATTTCAATGGTCAATTGCATGGAAACAAAATCTGGACTGG GATTGTCTACGGCATTGGAGTTACCTTCATAGATCCCATCTATTATTCATCACTTTTTAGCCACGATAAAGTATATGGTTACTCAAATGACTTTGAGAG GTTCACCTATTTCTCTCGTGCTTCACTGGACTATCTAGTTAAATCAGGAAAGCGGCCAGATGTGCTTCATATACACAATTGGCAAACATCTATTGTTGGACCTCTTTTCTGGGATGTTTTTGTCAATCAG GGTTTTGAAAATACTAGGATAGTATTGACGTGCCAGGGTTTTGATTCCCAG TCCCTTGAACAACCTGAAAAGGTGGCATTGTGTGGGCTCGATCCTTCTATATTGCTTCGGCCTGATCGCCTGCAAGATAACAACAAATCCCATCTTGTCAATGTATTAAAG GGTGGAGTTGTTTACTCTAATAAAGTAATAATAATGTCCTCTGTGCACACAAAAGGCCAGATTATTAGTGCGTTGGGACATGGATTGGAACCCACCTTGGCTACACACAA GGAAAAGTTGGTGATTGCTCCTTCTGGATTTGATAAAACAACTTGGGATCCTTCACGTGACAATTTTCTTCCACAATGCTACAGTGCAGATGACATGAAGGGGAAATCGATGTGCAAATTTGCGTTGCAGCGACATCTGGGTTTAGAAGAAGGAGCATCCAACATACTT GTTGGATGCATTTACTCAGGCATTTCAGATGACCTTGACAAGCTAAAAAAACTTTGTTATATGGCTTCCAGCAAGGGAGTTCAG TTCATTTTCATGAGATATGGCCAAATTTCTGGCATGACGACATCATTTGAGATTTTTCAGGATGAGGCGAAG GACAAACATGTGAGATTCATTGACAAATATGATGAAGAACTATCACATTTGATAATTTCAGGATGCGACATAATGCTTTGTCCATCTCTCGATGATCATCTGCTTCAAGTGCCC CTGAAGGCCGTAAGATATGGAACGGCTCCTATTCCTGTGAATTTTCCTGACAGCAGATTCAG GGACTTTGGGAATGATAGTGGCGAAAGAAGTGGATTCTTACAGTATATCAACTCTTCATTCGGAAATATGCCTCTAGGACAAGCAATCGATGAAATC AGGAACAGTCCATGGGAGTGGAATAGAAGGATAAAAGATGGGATGGGAAAGGATTTTTCATGGGATTCAGAGTGCGTGGAGGTGCATATTTCTGCATACCAAGTGGTGAAGAAATTATAA